The Drosophila subobscura isolate 14011-0131.10 chromosome A, UCBerk_Dsub_1.0, whole genome shotgun sequence genome includes the window atacaaaatgctgttcaataaaatagtagtgtttttttagaaaatttaaaaaaacaacgaaactggaattagtgcatatgtttcatgttctatatgtttcttgaggtttaatatgtagtttttaatcaaatttgttttcactatggCCTTACGCCCACCTgtcatgtgtaaataaggtactgcccaagcttaaataagatctgagactataattcttaaacactttggcaaaactgtgctctggttgacggatttgtaatagtaataacacatttcacattttacaataagatttcgttgggattttggtctagagactgagcaagacatggaaaagtgtcgacctctacggataaaattccattcctagcgagctttcttgcgtgtttcagatcattatcttgatgacagatccttttgataggcatttttcaatagtaatattactgtattgtattaaaaagtatgttggcacacaccactttatgaaatacgtcagtataaggctaggaagtaagagtttatatgggctgtagcccataagggtcaacccaacatgcccaatgttgtttttttcaagaatttgggcagttatcagatatctgtgaacaccaaacatattcttttgagtctttcttaccatataaaacaactttacactcatctgtcaaaagtatttttcggactgtgacacggcccagtccacatgcctcatgtcctcatttttcaaaacattagtcgtgtacccatgtgcttttattctcaaacgcgtagcttccggggacctcttgcaactaaataatgtgtaatcagtcgtgtattaactatcaaaacactttcagagcgatataaaattgttttcataacttttgaggatattgaagaccttggtcttgccttcaaccatcttcgaccttctactaaaagacaattttttcgcataaaaaatcatttttcagggtgcttatcttagtttaaactatttagtataacagtaaaagcacattcaaattagttttgaatttcattatacctcctgattttagtttttagtcgaattctaaagtctcccatattaGACCGTTcattgattacttctacgctccaaaaacaaaagtaccgctatattcaaacatttctttcatcaaaatattcaatatataaactaagcttactgatggtaccttttttgaattgatttaatttgttttttaatttttttttaatacttgcacccagcactactattttattgaacagaagttttcatgggtatttttctaaagtcatgtaaaacaagaagatggaacgaaatgttccaggattctttctgggttctaatgtgaacatttcaggctttccaaaaaggtatcacttgttcaattcgaaagactggtagggtctcaaaaatagttgtgaaaattgtgtggcgcggcactactatttcattgaacacaactgtacatatgtatgtatgtatgtatatgtatgtatgtacatacctacccacattcatttatgtatgtataaaaagCATCTCTTAGtgcgaaatcgaaatcggGTTAATGTCCAAAACTTGTTATGTCCAAAACGGACAATGCAAAAAGTAAGAAATACAAAGAAAACTGAAGGGAAATGGGGGTAAAATGAGCGAAGACCCAAATGCGGAACAAAAGCGCACAGGCAGCaagggagatagagagagagagagagagagagacagagagcgggagagagatcTTTCTTGGTGCATCAGAATttaagtgctgctgctgctgccatctgAGGATATTGGGATATAAGAATGCAGTTGACCGAAAGCCAAACCGCATTGAGGCTTTGCCCGCAGACACAAGAGCACATTTACACATTACATAAGAGCAGGATGCATTCCATGGGATTCCTTGTGGCACTCTCCATCTGCCTGACGACGATGATGCTGCCAGTGCTGGCATCCCCActcacagcaacagcaacagcagcagcagcagcagcagaagcagctccGACCACAGTCAGACCAAAGCTCATCATcgtggaggaggagtcggagtcagagccGATGAGATATCAGTTCATCACCGAACACCGTCCGACGACATTGGGCCAGAACTATTACATTAAGCCGGGCCAGATAGTTGGCAGCATTAACCTTGGTTCGGAGAGCTTGCATGTGCGGCATGATGAGGAGACCGGCCGCAAGCCCATAGCCAGCAAGCACAACATCCTGTTTGTGGCATATGCCAAGGATTTGCAGCAGAAGACTTTGGCCAAGGTGTAGACCTCCATCCACCCTAGATATACACAATAAATCGATGTTCTTCAATACAAAAACTccaagcaaaaaagcaaacttcTCTGTGTCGATTCTACACTGGGGGCCATCTCCAATCACCTTCGCAGCTGCAGGAgaacaaaataccaaaaacatGATTCCATTACGCACAACGCAAgcaaaaatttcaataattattgAATGGGATATTCTACAGCAGAAAGAAGATTTTCGAACCCAATATCTTTTCTCTCTAAATCTATGGGCATTGGCTGACACTTTAGAAATGGATCCCTAACCAACTGCcaaatttataatatttttctgCATCTTAATATAAAATTTCGAATGGAATCTCATCCAGTCAGAGTGCTTGTAGCTTCGGCTGTGAGCAGCAACCACTcgctttctttcttgtttaataattttatttgattggaTTTACTGTTTGCTGTTAGTTCCcagttttatttgttggctgcttCTTTTCGCtggccttttgttttaattatatataagCTCACGCAAAAAGATATaaacttttggcttttgaGAACGAACTGCCTGGATGGGAGGAGGCAGAAGGAGAGGccattacgtatacgtatacgagaatatctttttttgttttgttttttttataattaatgtgTCTTGTGAGTAATCGTCGCTTTTAGACGCGGGATGTCCAGTGTCAGTTCTGTGAATCGATTTGGTTTGGATTACTTGTTTCACGTTCCACCAACACGGGAATCTTAaaccctgctgctgctgctgctgctgctgctgatttttgggtattttttctcgctctcgcgAACTCTCGAACTTCTCGCCagccataaacataaaacGCATCATTAATTACACTTGTCGGTGACTTCCGAAATCTACATGGTTAAAAATAAACGCTCAGAATAAATAGAGTCTACGACATCCATCTAATCACGCCATTCTTCAACAACACTGAGCCACAAAACTTTGCCCAAAAATCTACACCTAACGTGTTCTGAGAGTTCAGAACTTGAAACTCGAAAGGGGATAATAGCTATTGGGCTGTTTACAAAATGTGTCAGAAGcaacattaatttatttattcgtttttttttctatttttgttcattttgtaTAATATATTGGAGAATTGCattatattaattattttatattaattcaatttgagcCAAGTACATTTGCACTTAAAAGCCCGAATATGAAATGCAAGTTTTGGTGTTTCATTGATTTAGTTGTTGCTTCATTTATGTTCAAAACTATATCATATATCCTCATCAGTATCTAATCCTGTTGAACAGTGTAACTAACCATCCATAGAATGGCCAGCTACCGAAACTCTAATCATCGTTGCTCTTGTCGTAGCGccaatccattccattccatgccattccattccgttttttccacgtttcgtttcgtttcgttctaatattttgttgctgtccaCTTGTACTCGCACCTTGCGTCTCAATCTATCTTTCTAACTATCCAtctttttgcctctttttgcctcttttttcctcttgagtcttttgtttgtgcgtCGATTTAAGATTTGTACCCGGCGCACACACAGCTTTTGTTCGGTGTCTCTATAAAAGTGTCGGCTCATGCCACCATTGGCATCAGTTAAGGTTCCCACATCACGGGAAGCACCCAaacaaaccaaccaaccaaccagcagTTGAATCATCATGGTACGTATCCAATAGATTTACAGATCTCTCCATGCCAAAAACTCAATCCCTTATCTTCTTGGACAGCATCTCTTTGTGGCCTGCACCGCTGTGCTCCTAGCAGTCAGCtctctggccatggccagtCCTTTGGGCAGCAGCTACCTGCCGCCGCAGGCCAATGCCCACAGCACCTACAACTCGGCTGCATCGAGCTCCTCCGCCGGTGGCCACTATGCAGCACCCTCGTCCAGCTATGCAACCCGATCGCACGCGTCTCCAGCGGCACCGTCACGACAGTATCTGGCCCCGGTCTcccatagcagcagcagcagcagcagcagctactcaGCGCCTGCCGCCTCCCACAGAAGCTACTCCGCACCTGTGTCCGCTCCATCCAGACAGTACCTCGCTCCAGCCGCCTCCCACAGCAGCTACTCCGCTCCAGCTGTGTCCCACAGCAGCTACTCAGCGCCTGCCGCCTCTCATACTAGCTACTCCGCACCAGTGGCTGCTCCATCGAGACAGTACTTGGCTCCAGCTGCCTCccacagcagctacagcagtgCTGGCTCCTCATACTCCGCTCCGTCCTTGTCCCACAGCAGCTACTCCGCTCCGTCCGTGTCCCATCAGAGCTACTCCGCACCTTCTGTGTCCCATCAGAGCTACTCCGCACCGTCCGTGTCCCACAGCAGCTACTCCGCTCCGTCTGTGTCCCACAGAAGCTATTCCGTGCCTGCCGCCTCACACGGATCGAGTCAGAGCTACGCCGCACCAGCCGTATCTCGTGTCAGCTACTCGGCACCGGCACGCTATGCAACCGGCTCGGGCCATGGAGCTGGTGGTTACTCCCAGTCCTACTCGtcgggcggcagcagcagcagcagctacggACATGGCCACGCCGGCGCAGCGACTCGTTATGCCTCCAACGGTGGCTACGAATATCGTCTGAAGCACTAAACGGATCTCAAAATGCGCTGGAGAATAAAGATTAAACAGCTGCAAAGTATCCAATCAGATTCCCGACATTCGATATTTGAACGATTATATCgaactttcttttttttttaacaatgCAAATAAAGTGATGGATTCAATAAACGTTTCCGTTATTTATATCCTTtcatcttttatacccggtactcagagCAACATCTTTAGCCTCGCACTTTTgatcaaattttacattttttcttcatctgtcttctacatctacaacacttctcacgccaacaagcTCCTTAAGCTCGccgaagaagcagaagcagagtgtgaatgagagaatgtgcaaaaagcaaataaaagctgctggacggggtgggtctagccactgcaaattaatttcttcattctggctataataatgatccaatctgatcagtgatctgatagatttggTCATTCGCCCTTTTGCTCAAACCCTGTAAGTCTTATCGCTGGCTTTGGAAATGTAAAAGATGGCCaacttttcaattattatAATCACACTTTTCAGTATTCTTGGCatcaattaattatgtttaGCGAGTGGCAAATGACTCTGTAATGCAGGTTTTTAATCACTACGCGTTGAGCAGTTTCTTGATTTATAttcttacattttacatttacaatttgAGGTACTCTTACTGGCGGGCAATACATTAACATTGAGCTTAacattatacaaaaaaagatacaTAAATAGGTAGAATAAATACGAGATTGTGTTGGCTGGCATTTGGCAGCTTATAAATTAGTTGGAGCAGGATATCCGGCAGATTATTTACGGCACAAGTCGTGCATTCGCATCATCGCCTGCGTAGTCTCCCCCGAATGATCCGCCTGTGGCGGCATCATCGTCAGTGTCTGCCACCAGGATGTCCTGCACCCGactgcctcctcctcgtgcTGCTTTCCGTCCATTGTCCAGCGTGTATAGTTCGCTTGCCTGCtaaaccaaagagagagagagcgaatgaTTAGCAATCAATAAGGAATCGGGACCGACTCACTCTGGAGTTTTCGAGAAGCATTTCGGTAGCCATCTGTGAGCTGGACGTCTGTTTTGGTCGTAGCATTCGCTGGAGAACATTCGGCATGCCAAATTGCTGAGCCGAAAAGGAGGACGAGGCGCTGGTGGTGCCTGTCtcactgctgctgtggctgtggcctgacgccatcccatccatcccgTTGGCATTGATGCTGACGCTGGCTTCATTCCTTTCGTGATCGATGAACGCTTTGCTGCCGATCGTCGACAATGGATTCTGGAAATGGAGGTTAATGTTGAGACCCGTGTGGCCGCGCTGCCGCCACCGAAAGTACATGTACCCAAGTACGACTGCCAACGAGCcaaccaccagcaccaggaggGCCATCAACCACCTTTGGATGGAGGAGCCACTTGACTGGGGCCTTTCCTGCCTGCTTGCGCCCACCTCCAGTTCGCTGCTGGAGCCATGGGGGCACTGTTCGCCCTCGGCCACCAGCTGGCTGCCGCACATGCACTCGTACCCATAGTCGGCCAGGATGCACATGCCGTGGCAGTGCGAATGCTGGCACGGATTTGTCGCTGGCATCGGCTGCCTCGATCTGCCGGCCACCACTATGTCCTGGGCATTGTTCACATTCAAATTGATGGACTTGCAGAGGCGTTCACCGTAGAGGCGACACCGCACCGCCTCCTTAGAGCCGAGATTGACAATGTAGGCGTGATTCTCGTAGATGCTCAGACCCGAGGGCTGCTTCAGGGCCGGCGATTTTTGCACCATTACCTCGGGCCTGCGATGTGGCCCCGAACCGGAGCGTGACCTGTAGCTGATCCTCTCGAGGGTGCGGCTGTGCATGTCCAGATagtagagctgctgctggtgcggatCGAGTGCCAGGGCCGTCATATAGCTGTCCTTCTTGTGCAGCATCAGCTCCTTGTGGCTGCCGTCGAGACGGGCCACATGCAACTCGGCGCTGGCATGCCCGAAGCCCTCCAATCGCATGGCAATGTAGAAGAGTCGCCCATGGTAGCCATCGATGGCCAGATGCCGCAGATGCATGTGTGTCTTCACTTGGAGAATGCGTCCGCACATGCGGGCGGTGAAGCTGCAGGCGTAAATCTCCTGCGAGGCACTGCCGCCGGCCAGGACATACACATTGCCGGTGGCCCAGTCGACGGCCAGCTTTGTGGGCGATGGCACAGCCAGAGCACGCGTTACGGAACCCCGCCGCATATCCACTTGATAGACGATGCCCTGCTCCTCGCTGGAGAAGTAGCCCAGCTGCCGTTCCATGTCCACGTCGAAGCCATCGATGCGCGAGTCATTGGCCGACCAGGCCACCTGCAGCATCATCGGCTGCTCGCTGAGATTGCGCACCTCGTTGTAGCTGGTGAAGAGCAGCGTGGCGCCGGCCTGTAGGCTCTTGCAGCTCACCCGATCCTGGTGAAGCATAAAGTCCGCATGGCACTGACACTGATAGCCACCGTTGGTGTTCTCGCATATTTGGGCGCATGGCTGATTGCCCTCCAGGCACTCGTTCACATCCACACAGCTGCGCTGATCCGTGTCCAGGCGATAGCCATCGAAACAGGAGCACACGGCACCAGTTGGCGTGGCACGACACTTGTGCTGGCACACCGGACGTCCGCCGGCGACGCTGCTGGCCTTGCAGGCTGTCGCACACAGCGGCCCCTCATCGTTGCCATTCTCGCAGTCGGGAAAGCTGTTGCACACCCGCGACATGTCCACACACTCGCCGTCGTGGCAGTCAAACAGATGCGGACGGCAGGCACGACTGGCCGCGGTCCAGGGCTGGCTAAGAGTCTGATTCTGGATCTTGTCGCAGTTCTCCTcatcgctgccatcgctgcAGTCCTTGGCGCGATCGCAGCGGAACTCCTTGCGTATGCACTGCTTTTCGCTGCGGCACTGGAACTCATTGATGCTGCACATGTCCCCACAATCGGCCTCATCCTCGCCGCGAGGGCATTCGGCGGTGCCGTTGCAGCGCACTGCCGGATCCAGGCAAAGCTTCAAATTGCTGGCACACTGATAGAGGGTGCCACAGATGTTCGCCTTGGACGGCGAGTCATGAATGCCGCAATTGAGCTCATCCGTCATATCCCCACAGTCGTTGTGGCCATCGCAGACGAGTCGCCTGTCCAGACACTGGCCCAACATGCAGCGGTGCATATCCGCCGGACACTGACGCTGTCCGCACTTGTCATGCTCATCGGAGGCGTCACTGCAATCGATGCGGCCATCGCATTCCCAGCTGCCGGCTATGCaggcgccgctgctgcactgAAACATGCCCAAGTCGCAGCTGGCCGGTGAGTCGCACTTGCTGGGATTCTCGTCTGTGTTGTCGCCGCAATCGTTTTTGCCATCGCACATGAGGCTCTGGTCCACACATTTGCCATTGTCGCAGGCCAGCtgatgggcgtggcagctttTGGTTTTATCTGAAGCGAAAAAGACAGAAATCAGTTGAGAATCTTTCGGAATGGTAGCAGCGGGGCTTTGGCTCTTACCAAACTGCGAGCAATGCAGCTCATCGGAATTGTCGGGGCAATCTTTGTGGCCATCGCAACGCTTGTTCTTTTCCACACAGTCCTCGGCATTATGGCACGCAAACTGGcgatttgtgcacataacctttggctttggcttatGCCCCACGTCGCAGTCCTGCTCATCGGAACGATCCACACAATCCTGCCGGCCGTTGCAGCGATGGGCCAAGGTCAGACActcgccgctgctgtggcaacgGAACTCACAGTCGAGCGCCTCCAGGCAGGTGCGATTGCTGGCATCGCGATACACAAAGCCCACGGGACAGAGGCAGGTGGCTGCCAGTCGtcccacgcccacacagatGTGCGAACAGCCGCCATTCTGCTGCCGAcagggatgctgctgctgatgcagctgctgctcctccccgATGCTGACGCTGGCCGCCAGGGAGAGACGCCAGGGAGCCCCGCCCATGGACATGGGGTACTGGCCGTGCatgtcgccgtcgccgtctcCGCGGGATGGCACCACATCGATGCGCTTCCGTGGACCCATGTTGCTCTTGTGGGCCCAGTAAATGGACGCGGAGCCAAGTTCGCTCCAAAACAGATCCTGATGCACCAGGGCCAGGCTGTAGGGACGC containing:
- the LOC117903082 gene encoding putative vitellogenin receptor isoform X2; this translates as MRSRNWQMLNLTSRTATVCNGVGNGSNANTSSNCYNVRRQRYGGHGPTQPQLSCRPIWWCRLAMLLLIFCALAAAASGSANTRCDEEQFQCRDGSCILQAKMCDGRNDCTDATDELDCDYKLCREPHWFPCAQPHGACLAAELKCNGIDNCPGGEDELNCPVSARFASYRRLPARNCSLSQYMCQRDRSCIPIEFQCDGKPDCADSSDELAGCSTQSAASCSGHICPNGRCLQRKQWLCDGVDDCGDGSDEHGCVDLCKPRLGKFMCRNKEQCLQLAQVCDGHSDCMDGSDESETCNIKPDCSSKTCPPAATCHMMPVDGAQCHCPAGFRLAKFGNKCVDIDECQEREPELCSQSCENTSGGYRCLCDPGYELARDNRTCRATISNASEHPLLLYTTQMNVMGMQLGSGQQHWSRHHVYQVAGNLSKVIGVAYDGSHVYWTNIQNEAESIVKAKSDGSHSEILLTSGLDAPEDLAVDWLTQNIYFSDNEMRHIAVCSHDAHNCVVLVTEDVHQPRGLALWPQRGQMFWTDWGVKPMIVRASMNGERSTPIVSDNIHWPNGIVVDMHQQRIYWVDAKLGSIQTVRPDGSGRRTVLDGILKHPYGLAVYEDQLYWSDWVTKSIHACHKYSGKQHRVLAKDSTIYAVHIYHPAKQPQTPNACASARCSHLCLLAEPEAGGHSCACPDGMKLAPDHQRCIQMVKRQRLFVGVGQYLLEIEHTAFGRHVVSASHALDCVISEMVYNSVNGSLIIADNERHIIVEYQPEQGRAQGQGHGQPLRTLIRSNLGNVSALAFDHISQNLYWADAERRVLELYSFHTRHRALIRFFAGQESPIGLSVMPADGYLFVALKARRQSYIDRLPLSGRGTPTHVFEDELGDDDIKMATDYEQHTLYWSDSDMGMIKYTDYRQTQALMFRNKLRRPYSLALVHQDLFWSELGSASIYWAHKSNMGPRKRIDVVPSRGDGDGDMHGQYPMSMGGAPWRLSLAASVSIGEEQQLHQQQHPCRQQNGGCSHICVGVGRLAATCLCPVGFVYRDASNRTCLEALDCEFRCHSSGECLTLAHRCNGRQDCVDRSDEQDCDVGHKPKPKVMCTNRQFACHNAEDCVEKNKRCDGHKDCPDNSDELHCSQFDKTKSCHAHQLACDNGKCVDQSLMCDGKNDCGDNTDENPSKCDSPASCDLGMFQCSSGACIAGSWECDGRIDCSDASDEHDKCGQRQCPADMHRCMLGQCLDRRLVCDGHNDCGDMTDELNCGIHDSPSKANICGTLYQCASNLKLCLDPAVRCNGTAECPRGEDEADCGDMCSINEFQCRSEKQCIRKEFRCDRAKDCSDGSDEENCDKIQNQTLSQPWTAASRACRPHLFDCHDGECVDMSRVCNSFPDCENGNDEGPLCATACKASSVAGGRPVCQHKCRATPTGAVCSCFDGYRLDTDQRSCVDVNECLEGNQPCAQICENTNGGYQCQCHADFMLHQDRVSCKSLQAGATLLFTSYNEVRNLSEQPMMLQVAWSANDSRIDGFDVDMERQLGYFSSEEQGIVYQVDMRRGSVTRALAVPSPTKLAVDWATGNVYVLAGGSASQEIYACSFTARMCGRILQVKTHMHLRHLAIDGYHGRLFYIAMRLEGFGHASAELHVARLDGSHKELMLHKKDSYMTALALDPHQQQLYYLDMHSRTLERISYRSRSGSGPHRRPEVMVQKSPALKQPSGLSIYENHAYIVNLGSKEAVRCRLYGERLCKSINLNVNNAQDIVVAGRSRQPMPATNPCQHSHCHGMCILADYGYECMCGSQLVAEGEQCPHGSSSELEVGASRQERPQSSGSSIQRWLMALLVLVVGSLAVVLGYMYFRWRQRGHTGLNINLHFQNPLSTIGSKAFIDHERNEASVSINANGMDGMASGHSHSSSETGTTSASSSFSAQQFGMPNVLQRMLRPKQTSSSQMATEMLLENSRASELYTLDNGRKAARGGGSRVQDILVADTDDDAATGGSFGGDYAGDDANARLVP